A window from Haloarchaeobius amylolyticus encodes these proteins:
- a CDS encoding AAA family ATPase, which produces MTGRDNSSGGDADHVAGATPEQWRPLRESPLTGFGSIDGLEERLRRLEESVVEPARDDRFAGLGASGVLIYGPSGVGKSRLARAIIGEMDFPYLQVTPSDLSLGDPDRCARELEGLVSTALDSGRCVLLFESFDTIAPGVRSDDHGRPSQIATALRAGFDRIDESDEDVVVIAVAQRLADVERAVRRAGRIDLLVGLERPTEHRRRLVLHRELAAVTESDLELDADRTDVDLQFCAELTGGLSTAELVVATEHAARIAVADAEDDTPTIDQDALIAAFETVARQRGVDERSESDAGSRLTDDFTFGDPDLPGGSEPSWLEDDDESSLGDLFGGSDQDDEAEDDDGADFEDDEPREPVTTGDDISFIDETDTPDVTFDDIGDLETAKQRLQEVVEWPRRYPDRFEQLGIDPATGILLHGPPGTGKTMLARAVANETDSAFIPINGPEVFDKYFGESERFIREVFSAARDASPTVVFFDEFDSIAPSRGGYSDGSSLTDSIVNQLLSELDGMNDLEDVVVMAATNRPDMIDPALRRPGRFDVQVEVSNPDRRGRREVFKVHTADRALADDVDPEWLAARTDDAYSGADIAAVCDEAAMIALRTDIEAENDDPIVITRAHFEQAIDAVDPTADLLGSSSRTAGEAFW; this is translated from the coding sequence ATGACCGGCAGGGACAACTCGTCGGGTGGGGATGCTGACCACGTCGCGGGAGCGACCCCCGAACAGTGGCGACCGTTACGGGAGTCACCATTGACAGGGTTCGGGTCCATCGATGGGCTGGAAGAACGGCTCCGACGGCTCGAGGAGTCGGTCGTCGAACCGGCTCGGGACGACCGATTCGCCGGGCTCGGAGCCAGCGGCGTACTCATCTACGGCCCATCTGGCGTCGGGAAATCACGGCTCGCCAGGGCCATCATCGGCGAGATGGACTTCCCATATCTGCAGGTGACACCGAGCGACCTGTCCCTGGGCGACCCCGACCGATGCGCCCGGGAGTTGGAAGGTCTCGTGTCGACGGCGCTCGATTCCGGTCGGTGCGTGCTCCTGTTCGAGAGCTTCGACACCATCGCACCAGGGGTCCGGTCGGACGACCACGGGCGACCCTCCCAGATCGCGACCGCTCTCAGGGCCGGCTTCGACCGGATCGACGAGAGCGACGAGGACGTCGTGGTCATCGCGGTCGCCCAACGACTCGCAGACGTCGAACGCGCGGTCCGCCGTGCCGGGCGTATCGACCTGCTGGTCGGTCTCGAACGACCGACCGAACACCGGCGCCGCCTCGTCCTGCATCGTGAACTCGCCGCTGTGACCGAGTCGGACCTGGAACTCGACGCCGACCGAACGGATGTCGACCTCCAGTTCTGCGCCGAGTTGACCGGTGGGCTCTCGACCGCCGAACTGGTGGTCGCCACCGAGCATGCGGCACGTATCGCCGTTGCAGACGCTGAAGACGACACGCCGACCATCGACCAGGATGCGCTCATCGCAGCGTTCGAGACGGTCGCGCGCCAGCGTGGCGTCGATGAGCGAAGCGAGAGCGATGCGGGCTCCCGGCTCACGGACGACTTCACCTTCGGGGACCCGGACCTGCCGGGTGGGTCCGAACCATCCTGGCTCGAGGATGACGACGAGAGCAGCCTCGGCGACCTCTTCGGTGGGTCGGACCAGGACGATGAAGCCGAGGATGACGACGGGGCCGACTTCGAGGATGACGAGCCCCGCGAGCCAGTCACCACCGGCGATGATATCTCGTTCATCGACGAGACAGACACGCCCGACGTGACCTTCGACGACATCGGGGACCTCGAGACCGCGAAACAACGGCTGCAGGAGGTCGTGGAATGGCCTCGACGTTATCCGGACCGCTTCGAACAGCTGGGCATCGACCCGGCCACAGGGATCCTCCTCCACGGCCCGCCGGGCACCGGGAAGACCATGCTCGCCCGCGCGGTCGCGAACGAGACCGACAGCGCGTTCATCCCTATCAACGGCCCAGAGGTGTTCGACAAGTACTTCGGCGAATCCGAACGCTTCATCCGGGAGGTCTTCTCGGCGGCCAGAGACGCCTCGCCGACCGTCGTCTTCTTCGACGAGTTCGACTCCATCGCCCCGAGCAGGGGTGGCTACAGCGACGGTTCCTCCCTGACGGACAGCATCGTCAACCAGCTCCTCTCGGAACTGGACGGGATGAACGACCTCGAAGACGTCGTGGTCATGGCGGCGACGAACCGCCCCGACATGATCGACCCTGCCCTTCGCCGGCCCGGGCGGTTCGACGTGCAGGTGGAGGTCTCGAACCCGGACCGGCGTGGCCGCCGAGAGGTGTTCAAGGTCCATACGGCGGACCGAGCACTGGCCGACGACGTCGACCCCGAATGGCTCGCTGCCCGCACCGACGACGCGTACTCGGGTGCCGACATCGCCGCGGTCTGTGACGAAGCCGCGATGATTGCCCTGCGAACCGACATCGAGGCCGAGAACGACGACCCCATCGTCATCACCCGAGCTCACTTCGAGCAGGCCATCGATGCCGTCGACCCGACGGCAGACCTGCTCGGTTCCAGTTCTCGAACTGCTGGTGAAGCCTTCTGGTGA
- a CDS encoding type B DNA-directed DNA polymerase: MPYKFDFVDGDVYRWTTGEDGATCQVDESYTPTLYVSAHEGGCLTEIEPTFSEHPQVEHTRYVEERIGFRHEPSRVLRVDVATIDAVNRLAREVAAWADPGVYRLYNVDLSREYRYCLEEGIDPTPASDLSVLRLDVDEQALANRHVTALTVDGEELTGDREAVLERLQGRVDDVDPDVLLVNTSEVIPALYEQAEAVGVEGFALGRLSGVGYQQLAGRSTYTSYGRVGHSPARYNVPGRAIVDRSNTFMWNQTNLDGCLDLVGRSHKPLQELARSSIGSILTGIQIREARSRGVLVPWHSWRHEFPKTMRQLHDADRGGFTFAPDAGFHEDVHELDFSSLYPNIIVTRNVSPDKIRCDCHSDREDVPGLGYAICDDRGFLPDVLEPLVSDRDAIKAELAECDDPERRAALEGQSNAIKWILVSCFGYQGFSNAKFGRIECHEAINAFAREILLDAKETFEANGWRVVHGIVDSIWVTAIEGEEQTPLADLAEEISDDVGIRLEYEAAYDWIAFVPMRDSEAGALTKYFGKEADADEYKFRGIECRQRSTPPFVEDAQRDLVETLAATRDAEAVVERLKTWLGKLTRGAVDPTDLLVTNRVSKSLAEYSQYTRNVAALERAKQLEIPRHPGQSVRYVVVDDEKRSPDRVQLAHESLDEYDTTFYRTQLLRAAESVLSPLGWREEAIEQYLDEYRDVSLGAY, from the coding sequence GTGCCCTACAAGTTCGACTTCGTCGACGGCGACGTGTACCGGTGGACCACCGGCGAGGACGGGGCGACCTGCCAGGTCGACGAATCGTACACACCGACGCTGTACGTCTCCGCCCACGAGGGCGGGTGCCTCACGGAGATCGAGCCGACCTTCTCGGAGCACCCGCAGGTCGAGCACACCCGGTACGTCGAGGAGCGCATCGGCTTCAGGCACGAGCCCTCGCGGGTGCTCCGCGTCGACGTAGCGACCATCGATGCGGTGAATCGGCTCGCCCGGGAGGTCGCCGCGTGGGCCGACCCCGGCGTCTACCGGCTGTACAACGTCGACCTCTCCCGGGAGTACCGCTACTGTCTGGAGGAGGGCATCGACCCGACGCCGGCGAGCGACCTCTCGGTCCTCCGGCTCGATGTCGACGAGCAGGCGCTCGCGAACCGACACGTCACGGCCCTCACCGTCGACGGCGAGGAGCTGACCGGGGACCGGGAGGCGGTCCTCGAACGACTCCAGGGGCGGGTCGACGACGTGGACCCCGACGTGTTGCTCGTGAACACCAGCGAGGTGATTCCGGCGCTGTACGAACAGGCCGAGGCCGTCGGGGTCGAGGGGTTCGCGCTCGGGAGACTCTCGGGCGTGGGCTACCAGCAACTCGCCGGCCGGTCGACGTACACGAGCTACGGGCGGGTCGGGCACTCGCCGGCCCGGTACAACGTCCCCGGGCGGGCCATCGTCGACCGCTCGAACACGTTCATGTGGAACCAGACGAACCTCGACGGCTGCCTCGACCTCGTCGGACGCTCGCACAAGCCGCTACAGGAACTCGCGCGCTCGTCCATCGGCTCCATCCTCACCGGCATCCAGATCCGCGAGGCGCGGTCCCGGGGCGTGCTCGTCCCGTGGCACTCCTGGCGCCACGAGTTCCCGAAGACGATGCGCCAGCTCCACGACGCCGACCGGGGCGGGTTCACGTTCGCCCCCGACGCCGGCTTCCACGAGGACGTCCACGAACTCGACTTCTCGAGCCTCTACCCGAACATCATCGTCACCCGGAACGTGAGCCCGGACAAGATCCGGTGTGACTGCCACAGCGACCGCGAGGACGTCCCCGGGCTCGGCTACGCCATCTGCGACGACCGCGGCTTCCTCCCGGACGTGCTGGAGCCACTCGTCAGCGACCGCGACGCCATCAAGGCCGAACTCGCCGAGTGCGATGACCCGGAACGCAGGGCGGCGCTGGAGGGCCAGTCGAACGCCATCAAGTGGATCCTCGTCTCCTGCTTCGGCTACCAGGGCTTCTCGAACGCGAAGTTCGGCCGCATCGAGTGCCACGAGGCCATCAACGCGTTCGCCCGCGAGATACTGCTCGACGCCAAGGAGACCTTCGAGGCGAACGGCTGGCGCGTCGTCCACGGTATCGTCGACTCCATCTGGGTGACCGCCATCGAGGGCGAGGAACAGACGCCGCTGGCGGACCTCGCCGAGGAGATATCTGACGACGTGGGTATCCGCCTCGAGTACGAGGCCGCCTACGACTGGATCGCGTTCGTTCCCATGCGCGACAGCGAGGCCGGCGCCCTCACGAAGTACTTCGGGAAAGAGGCCGACGCCGACGAGTACAAGTTCCGCGGCATCGAGTGCCGCCAGCGCAGCACGCCCCCGTTCGTCGAGGACGCCCAGCGAGACCTCGTCGAGACCCTCGCGGCGACGAGGGACGCGGAGGCCGTCGTCGAGCGACTGAAGACCTGGCTCGGGAAGCTCACCCGGGGTGCCGTCGACCCCACCGACCTGCTGGTGACGAACCGCGTCTCGAAGTCACTGGCCGAGTACAGCCAGTACACGCGGAACGTCGCCGCACTGGAGCGCGCGAAGCAACTTGAGATTCCCCGACACCCCGGCCAGTCGGTCCGGTACGTGGTCGTCGACGATGAGAAGCGGTCGCCCGACCGGGTCCAGTTGGCCCACGAGTCTCTGGACGAGTACGACACCACGTTCTACCGGACGCAGTTGCTCCGGGCCGCAGAGAGCGTCCTCTCACCGCTGGGGTGGCGCGAGGAGGCGATCGAGCAGTACCTGGACGAGTACCGGGACGTGTCGCTGGGGGCATACTAG
- a CDS encoding GNAT family N-acetyltransferase — translation MPGPVFLEGDTVTLRPVEEEDMEFVQRVMNDPAVWRPALDVNPMNDNLTTEFFETVLTTEEDVHCLVCQEDQPVGHVSLSESRYGPTETSRARSAELAYWIAPEHHGEGYGSDAAGRMVEYAFVDRNLRRLEAHVGGFNDASAALLESLGFEHEGTQREAAWYQGEYHDMLLYGLLRSEWREDG, via the coding sequence ATGCCTGGGCCAGTATTCCTGGAAGGAGACACCGTGACCCTTCGACCCGTCGAAGAGGAGGACATGGAGTTCGTTCAACGGGTGATGAACGACCCGGCCGTGTGGCGGCCAGCACTCGACGTCAACCCGATGAACGACAACCTGACCACGGAGTTCTTCGAGACCGTCCTGACCACCGAGGAGGACGTACACTGTCTGGTCTGTCAAGAGGACCAACCGGTCGGTCACGTTTCGTTGTCGGAATCTCGGTACGGCCCCACCGAGACGTCCCGGGCCCGGTCCGCGGAACTGGCCTACTGGATCGCACCCGAACACCACGGAGAGGGGTACGGATCTGACGCTGCCGGGAGGATGGTCGAGTACGCCTTCGTGGACCGGAACCTGCGGCGTCTCGAGGCGCACGTCGGGGGGTTCAACGACGCCTCGGCCGCGCTGTTGGAATCGCTCGGGTTCGAACACGAGGGGACACAACGGGAGGCCGCCTGGTACCAGGGCGAGTATCACGACATGCTCCTGTATGGGCTCCTCCGGTCGGAGTGGCGGGAAGACGGGTAG